The following nucleotide sequence is from Streptomyces sp. HUAS CB01.
CGCCGCCCGATGACGAGCAGGTCCACCGCCGCGACCAGCGCGAGGACACCGCACACGACGGCCAGTGCGACGAGCACCGCCGGTCCGGGGGAGTCCAGGGGGCCGGACGTGCCGGCCCAGATCGCGAACAGGACGGTTCCCGCGACGAAGACGGGCAGGGCGACGAGGGAGAGCACCAGGCGCAGGGTCAGTGCGCTCCGGGCGGTGACGGGCTCCGTTCCGGTCCGGTGCGACATGGGGCCTCCCACACTGGTACGGGGCGGATGTCGCGCCGGGCGAGGCCCTCGCGGCCGGCCCGGCTCGTTCCTCCCCCTCCCGGACGTACCCGCCGGGCGCCGCGCCGACACGGTGACGGGCCCGGTCGGCGACCTCGTACCGAGGGCTCTCCGTCCGTGTCCCGGATGACACGGGCAGCGACGACCGTACGCCCGCCCCGGAGCGGTTGTACGGTGAAGGGAACTGCTTGCCGTGCGCCGCCGGAGGTCGCGGAGGGGGACCGGTCGGGGCGCCGATCCGAGCGCCGTCCACGGCAGGTGCGAACAGCGGCACCCCGGGTGTTGGTCCTCCGGCCGAAGCGAGGCGACTTTCGATGTTGATGGCACACCCTGCGGTCCTGGACCACCTCGTGGAGCAGTACGAGACGCTCAGACTCCTGCACGCCGAGAACGGCAACGAGGCCGTGCGCCGACGCATGGACGACGTGGCGTACACCCTGTGCGTGTCCACGGGGACGAGCGACGTCGACGCGGCGCTGATCGCCGCGCGGTTCCACCTTCCCGGGGCCCGGCCGGAGGACGACTCCGTCCTGCCCGCCTGACCGCACCCGGCACGGCACTGCCCGCCGAGAGGCCCGCCCGGGCTGGATCGCCCGGCACCGGCCGTCGGCGTACCGTCGGAAAGAGGGCATACGGGGTGCAGCTCCGTCCGCCGCGGCGAGGTGGGGACGGGACGGCCCGGCGAAGTGAGGCGAAACGCGATGAGTGCCATCAGCCGCGACGATGTGGTGCGCAGTGTCTTCTCGACGACGGACGCGGAGCAGGGCAGGGAGTATCTGGCCTCCGCCTACGGTGCCGACATCCGCATGGGAACGCCGTCCTCCGCCGATGCGCCGTTCCGGCACGAACGGCGCGCGACGGCCGGACTGTCCCTGGACACGGTGCGGATACCCGCGGAGGCCCGCTACTTCCTGGAGCCCGTGCGGCAGCTGCTGATGACCGAACTCCTCTCGGGCCGTCAGGACGTCGAATGCGCCGGCAGCGACAGCAGGTGGCTGCCGGGCGACGTCATGCCCGCCGGCCGGCCGGAACTGCCCCACTTCACCTACGCCGACCACGTCGAGACGCGTACCGCGCGGATGGAGCCCGAACTGCTGCGCGACGTCGCGGGCTTGGGCGAAGAGGAACCGCGCGAGCCGATGCGGATGTCGCGGCCCCAGGCGCCTCCGCCCGCGGCCGGGGCGGCCGTCTGGCACGCCGCGACGCGCCGGGCCTGGGACCTGTTCGGCGAGGACAGCGTCGCCGGCACACCGCTGTCGCGCGACGCGGCGGCGCGCATGGTCGCCGCCGTGGCACTGTCGATGTTCCCGAACAGCTACACCGAGCACGACCCCCTCGCCTCCGGCACCGGCAACGTCGGGGAGGCGACGGTCGACCGGGCGGCACAGTACATCCACGACCACGCCGACCGTCCGATCTCGCTCACGGAACTGGCCGCCGCGGCGGGGGTGTCCGCCAGGACCCTCCACGACGGCTTCCGCCACTTCCACGACACGACCCCGATGGGCTACCTGCGCCGGGTACGACTGGAACGCGCACACGGCGAACTCCAGGCGGCCGAGCCGGGGTCCGGTGAATCGGTCGGCACGATCGCCGCACGCTGGGGCTGGGACGACCAGGGCACCTTCTCCGCCGCGTACGGCCTGGCCTACGGGATCCCCCCGACCCGGACACTGACAACCGCGGGCGCGCCCGGCGGGGAGGCACGGTGACGGAGGGGCGGCATCGCCGGGCCGGAGGCGGTCACAACGTCAGCCCGCCTGCCGCCAGTCGATCACGCACGTCGCTCACCAACCCCTTGCCCGCACTGTCAGTTGGGGTGAGCAGTTCT
It contains:
- a CDS encoding DUF6343 family protein — its product is MSHRTGTEPVTARSALTLRLVLSLVALPVFVAGTVLFAIWAGTSGPLDSPGPAVLVALAVVCGVLALVAAVDLLVIGRRFSHERHSGPHAP
- a CDS encoding DUF5133 domain-containing protein, which encodes MLMAHPAVLDHLVEQYETLRLLHAENGNEAVRRRMDDVAYTLCVSTGTSDVDAALIAARFHLPGARPEDDSVLPA
- a CDS encoding helix-turn-helix transcriptional regulator, which codes for MSAISRDDVVRSVFSTTDAEQGREYLASAYGADIRMGTPSSADAPFRHERRATAGLSLDTVRIPAEARYFLEPVRQLLMTELLSGRQDVECAGSDSRWLPGDVMPAGRPELPHFTYADHVETRTARMEPELLRDVAGLGEEEPREPMRMSRPQAPPPAAGAAVWHAATRRAWDLFGEDSVAGTPLSRDAAARMVAAVALSMFPNSYTEHDPLASGTGNVGEATVDRAAQYIHDHADRPISLTELAAAAGVSARTLHDGFRHFHDTTPMGYLRRVRLERAHGELQAAEPGSGESVGTIAARWGWDDQGTFSAAYGLAYGIPPTRTLTTAGAPGGEAR